The genomic segment GCCATCAGATGTCGCGACGATCGTGCGCAGGCGTTTCACAAGAAAAGAATAGGTTCTCCGCGAACGGAGCGCACAGTCGAGTATTAGTACGCGAAGCTGCCGCTTCGTTAGTTCGGCCGTGGTCGGCAAACTTCGGTTTCGTGTCGTAGTTTATGGTAGGGGTAACCTGGATCGGGCATAGAGCAATagacggagaaagagagagagaaagcaagAGCAAGATAGAAATCAGACCAGAACGGTGCAGAGAGCAGAGACCAACGTGTCTCCTCTCGTGCATGCGTTCGCCTGTACGGAACGGTGGTGTGTGTGCAAcatagagagacagacagaagGACGTATGCGTGGCGCGGTGAGAAACGTGTTACGAACAGTGACAGACAAGATGGCGGTGTGTCTTGTGCAGTAGTAGGAACAGTAGTGCGTAGAGTACATTAGAAGGATAAATAGTGGAAGAAAGGGGTTAGGTGAAAGGTTTAGCAGCTGGATAGTATGGAACCACCTCTTACGACGACCACGAGACGTCGTGGTCATCAACATCATCCGCGGTACACTACGCGTCGACGTATCGATGTCTCCAGCAGAGGACCCGCGCAGTGTGGCCCTGCTGATATCGTTAAAGATACGCCGATTGGTAACAACGAAACACCAACGACTACAACGTCATCGAGACTCGACGAAAAAAGCACTGTCATTGGTACGGAGTGTTCGACCGCGGTGACAGTACCCACGATCGTCGGCCCGAGGTGGTTTCAAGATCCGACGGCCACTACTGTATCCTCAAAAGACGTCAACAAGATAACGAACAAGCTCGAAGATAACGATAGAGAGAACATCCAACACAGGCTCGCGCAGTGTAGCCTGGATGTCCTCAATGAACGACACGAACAGTTTGTTCCTGATAGAAATGAGAACAAGAGCTGTGACAGCTACGAGACGGAACAACCATCGACTGACAAGCTTCGATTAAGGCCACGTGGGAACGAGATATGCAAACACGAGTCCGACAACGAGACGAGGAGCAAAGAAACTTCACCGGAGCCTGAGCACGCGGTCGCGAGGGCTCGCGGTGACGGGAACTCTGACGACGAGTCGACCAACGTCGAGGAGGACCCTGAACTTGCTGAGCTTGCCAAGCTTAGATGTCCTAGCGAAAGGACCGAGGTGCAAGCTGAAAGGGaagcaagaagaagaaagagatgcGCGGATTATCCTGGATTAGCTTTCGGATGGTCCATATTCTCCAGCGACACGATGATGAAATTCGGTCTCATAAGGAACGAATTGCAGAATATTATGGGGAACCAGCTGAAACGGGTCAGTATCGCATGATACATCGCTCATGCACCCGGTACGTAGGTAAACGAGCGTGCTGCGTGAAGGTCATCGTATGGCATGACCTTGACGCAGTTTGACGTCACGTCGGTCAATGGGTCCTCGAGGGTCATGCAGCCCTTGATAACGGAAAGAGATCATGACCAATGAAAATCTTGCTTTCTCTCTCGGACCATATCATACCACCCGTGTGTATAATTCTTCATCTCTTTTGTATTTCTTTCTGTCGACTTACCCAAAGTTTTCGTCGAACGAGGTAATCTTCGTAAATTCGATACCTTATATGGTTGAGAGCAGTATAAAAATACGCGCGCAGTTAGGTTAGGTGATCTAGTGGTTAACCACGGACCCCACGGTGACGTTACAGACCATTAAATCGTGGGTTGCTTGAGAAAGTTTTACAAAGGAACTTTGACGACTCTTGTTACTCTTTCTCACGTTTTAATTACACGCTCTTTTCTACCGACCATTTTGGAAAATTACCGAACCGCCACGAATGCTGATTAGAGAAAGGCCGATTAATACATCGGAATTCCAGCCGTTGCCAAGTGAAAATCGAAATCAGTTTGCATTATCGCGTACTAAATAAATGATATACTACTTATTGCGTTTAATAATACTTAAGAGAATCATTAGTAGCGCTTTTAGCGACAAGCGACTTCTTACAGAACTTAACGATGCACGATCGTCCGACAAAGGATACTTATTATATAGGGTTACTGAACGGAGACAATGGATGAAGCGTAATTCTTTCATCCAATATGATAAATGGTATTCTTATTAAGTCGACTCCAAGCGACCATACACCCAggtaattcaaatttttcgattatttaTGTACAATCACGTCCAATGCACATCATAATATGCGACGTTCTTACCAATTCGTTTTTGGTTTAAGCCACACCTTTCGATTTAATATGACGCGTTCGTACAACGAGTGCAACATTGCCAAACTTGGAAGCTTATATTCAGTTTCATGAagaacctaacctaacctaaccaaatgcaataatatatcgtaaaataacattataattGAAGTTT from the Bombus terrestris chromosome 1, iyBomTerr1.2, whole genome shotgun sequence genome contains:
- the LOC100650354 gene encoding tropomyosin alpha-1 chain isoform X4, with translation MEPPLTTTTRRRGHQHHPRYTTRRRIDVSSRGPAQCGPADIVKDTPIGNNETPTTTTSSRLDEKSTVIGTECSTAVTVPTIVGPRWFQDPTATTVSSKDVNKITNKLEDNDRENIQHRLAQCSLDVLNERHEQFVPDRNENKSCDSYETEQPSTDKLRLRPRGNEICKHESDNETRSKETSPEPEHAVARARGDGNSDDESTNVEEDPELAELAKLRCPSERTEVQAEREARRRKRCADYPGLAFGWSIFSSDTMMKFGLIRNELQNIMGNQLKRAESEVAALNRRIQLLEEDLERSEERLATATAKLAEASQAADESERIRKALENRTNMEDDRVSLLEQQLAQAKLIAEEADKKYEEVARKLVMMEQDLERAEEKAELSEGKIVELEEELRVVGNNLKSLEVSEEKANQREEEYKNQIKTLTSRLKEAEARAEFAERSVQKLQKEVDRLEDELVHEKEKYKYICDDLDLTFTELIEKN
- the LOC100650354 gene encoding tropomyosin isoform X3 encodes the protein MEPPLTTTTRRRGHQHHPRYTTRRRIDVSSRGPAQCGPADIVKDTPIGNNETPTTTTSSRLDEKSTVIGTECSTAVTVPTIVGPRWFQDPTATTVSSKDVNKITNKLEDNDRENIQHRLAQCSLDVLNERHEQFVPDRNENKSCDSYETEQPSTDKLRLRPRGNEICKHESDNETRSKETSPEPEHAVARARGDGNSDDESTNVEEDPELAELAKLRCPSERTEVQAEREARRRKRCADYPGLAFGWSIFSSDTMMKFGLIRNELQNIMGNQLKRAESEVAALNRRIQLLEEDLERSEERLATATAKLAEASQAADESERARKILENRSLADEERMDALENQLKEARFLAEEADKKYDEVARKLAMVEADLERAEERAEAGESKIVELEEELRVVGNNLKSLEVSEEKATQREETFVGQVKILDSQLKEAEARAEFAERSVQKLQKEVDRLEDELVHEKEKYKYICDDLDLTFTELIEKN
- the LOC100650354 gene encoding tropomyosin isoform X1; protein product: MEPPLTTTTRRRGHQHHPRYTTRRRIDVSSRGPAQCGPADIVKDTPIGNNETPTTTTSSRLDEKSTVIGTECSTAVTVPTIVGPRWFQDPTATTVSSKDVNKITNKLEDNDRENIQHRLAQCSLDVLNERHEQFVPDRNENKSCDSYETEQPSTDKLRLRPRGNEICKHESDNETRSKETSPEPEHAVARARGDGNSDDESTNVEEDPELAELAKLRCPSERTEVQAEREARRRKRCADYPGLAFGWSIFSSDTMMKFGLIRNELQNIMGNQLKRAESEVAALNRRIQLLEEDLERSEERLATATAKLAEASQAADESERARKILENRSLADEERMDALENQLKEARFLAEEADKKYDEVARKLAMVEADLERAEERAEAGESKIVELEEELRVVGNNLKSLEVSEEKANQREEEYKNQIKTLTSRLKEAEARAEFAERSVQKLQKEVDRLEDELVHEKEKYKYICDDLDLTFTELIEKN
- the LOC100650354 gene encoding tropomyosin alpha-1 chain isoform X5, with the protein product MEPPLTTTTRRRGHQHHPRYTTRRRIDVSSRGPAQCGPADIVKDTPIGNNETPTTTTSSRLDEKSTVIGTECSTAVTVPTIVGPRWFQDPTATTVSSKDVNKITNKLEDNDRENIQHRLAQCSLDVLNERHEQFVPDRNENKSCDSYETEQPSTDKLRLRPRGNEICKHESDNETRSKETSPEPEHAVARARGDGNSDDESTNVEEDPELAELAKLRCPSERTEVQAEREARRRKRCADYPGLAFGWSIFSSDTMMKFGLIRNELQNIMGNQLKRAESEVAALNRRIQLLEEDLERSEERLATATAKLAEASQAADESERIRKALENRTNMEDDRVSLLEQQLAQAKLIAEEADKKYEEVARKLVMMEQDLERAEEKAELSEGKIVELEEELRVVGNNLKSLEVSEEKATQREETFVGQVKILDSQLKEAEARAEFAERSVQKLQKEVDRLEDELVHEKEKYKYICDDLDLTFTELIEKN
- the LOC100650354 gene encoding tropomyosin isoform X7; its protein translation is MEPPLTTTTRRRGHQHHPRYTTRRRIDVSSRGPAQCGPADIVKDTPIGNNETPTTTTSSRLDEKSTVIGTECSTAVTVPTIVGPRWFQDPTATTVSSKDVNKITNKLEDNDRENIQHRLAQCSLDVLNERHEQFVPDRNENKSCDSYETEQPSTDKLRLRPRGNEICKHESDNETRSKETSPEPEHAVARARGDGNSDDESTNVEEDPELAELAKLRCPSERTEVQAEREARRRKRCADYPGLAFGWSIFSSDTMMKFGLIRNELQNIMGNQLKRAESEVAALNRRIQLLEEDLERSEERLATATAKLAEASQAADESERARKILENRSLADEERMDALENQLKEARFLAEEADKKYDEVARKLAMVEADLERAEERAEAGESKIVELEEELRVVGNNLKSLEVSEEKANQREEEYKNQIKTLTSRLKEAEARAEFAERSVQKLQKEVDRLEDVVVNERCKYKAIADEMDQTFADLAGY
- the LOC100650354 gene encoding tropomyosin alpha-1 chain isoform X6 → MEPPLTTTTRRRGHQHHPRYTTRRRIDVSSRGPAQCGPADIVKDTPIGNNETPTTTTSSRLDEKSTVIGTECSTAVTVPTIVGPRWFQDPTATTVSSKDVNKITNKLEDNDRENIQHRLAQCSLDVLNERHEQFVPDRNENKSCDSYETEQPSTDKLRLRPRGNEICKHESDNETRSKETSPEPEHAVARARGDGNSDDESTNVEEDPELAELAKLRCPSERTEVQAEREARRRKRCADYPGLAFGWSIFSSDTMMKFGLIRNELQNIMGNQLKRAESEVAALNRRIQLLEEDLERSEERLATATAKLAEASQAADESERARKILENRSLADEERMDALENQLKEARFLAEEADKKYDEVARKLAMVEADLERAEERAEAGESKIVELEEELRVVGNNLKSLEVSEEKANQREEEYKNQIKTLTSRLKEAEARAEFAERSVQKLQKEVDRLEDDLAAEREKNKLLQEEMEATLHDIQNM
- the LOC100650354 gene encoding tropomyosin isoform X9; translation: MEPPLTTTTRRRGHQHHPRYTTRRRIDVSSRGPAQCGPADIVKDTPIGNNETPTTTTSSRLDEKSTVIGTECSTAVTVPTIVGPRWFQDPTATTVSSKDVNKITNKLEDNDRENIQHRLAQCSLDVLNERHEQFVPDRNENKSCDSYETEQPSTDKLRLRPRGNEICKHESDNETRSKETSPEPEHAVARARGDGNSDDESTNVEEDPELAELAKLRCPSERTEVQAEREARRRKRCADYPGLAFGWSIFSSDTMMKFGLIRNELQNIMGNQLKRAESEVAALNRRIQLLEEDLERSEERLATATAKLAEASQAADESERARKILENRSLADEERMDALENQLKEARFLAEEADKKYDEVARKLAMVEADLERAEERAEAGESKIVELEEELRVVGNNLKSLEVSEEKATQREETFVGQVKILDSQLKEAEARAEFAERSVQKLQKEVDRLEDVVVNERCKYKAIADEMDQTFADLAGY
- the LOC100650354 gene encoding tropomyosin alpha-1 chain isoform X10, yielding MEPPLTTTTRRRGHQHHPRYTTRRRIDVSSRGPAQCGPADIVKDTPIGNNETPTTTTSSRLDEKSTVIGTECSTAVTVPTIVGPRWFQDPTATTVSSKDVNKITNKLEDNDRENIQHRLAQCSLDVLNERHEQFVPDRNENKSCDSYETEQPSTDKLRLRPRGNEICKHESDNETRSKETSPEPEHAVARARGDGNSDDESTNVEEDPELAELAKLRCPSERTEVQAEREARRRKRCADYPGLAFGWSIFSSDTMMKFGLIRNELQNIMGNQLKRAESEVAALNRRIQLLEEDLERSEERLATATAKLAEASQAADESERIRKALENRTNMEDDRVSLLEQQLAQAKLIAEEADKKYEEVARKLVMMEQDLERAEEKAELSEGKIVELEEELRVVGNNLKSLEVSEEKATQREETFVGQVKILDSQLKEAEARAEFAERSVQKLQKEVDRLEDDLAAEREKNKLLQEEMEATLHDIQNM
- the LOC100650354 gene encoding tropomyosin alpha-1 chain isoform X8, which gives rise to MEPPLTTTTRRRGHQHHPRYTTRRRIDVSSRGPAQCGPADIVKDTPIGNNETPTTTTSSRLDEKSTVIGTECSTAVTVPTIVGPRWFQDPTATTVSSKDVNKITNKLEDNDRENIQHRLAQCSLDVLNERHEQFVPDRNENKSCDSYETEQPSTDKLRLRPRGNEICKHESDNETRSKETSPEPEHAVARARGDGNSDDESTNVEEDPELAELAKLRCPSERTEVQAEREARRRKRCADYPGLAFGWSIFSSDTMMKFGLIRNELQNIMGNQLKRAESEVAALNRRIQLLEEDLERSEERLATATAKLAEASQAADESERARKILENRSLADEERMDALENQLKEARFLAEEADKKYDEVARKLAMVEADLERAEERAEAGESKIVELEEELRVVGNNLKSLEVSEEKATQREETFVGQVKILDSQLKEAEARAEFAERSVQKLQKEVDRLEDDLAAEREKNKLLQEEMEATLHDIQNM
- the LOC100650354 gene encoding tropomyosin alpha-1 chain isoform X2 → MEPPLTTTTRRRGHQHHPRYTTRRRIDVSSRGPAQCGPADIVKDTPIGNNETPTTTTSSRLDEKSTVIGTECSTAVTVPTIVGPRWFQDPTATTVSSKDVNKITNKLEDNDRENIQHRLAQCSLDVLNERHEQFVPDRNENKSCDSYETEQPSTDKLRLRPRGNEICKHESDNETRSKETSPEPEHAVARARGDGNSDDESTNVEEDPELAELAKLRCPSERTEVQAEREARRRKRCADYPGLAFGWSIFSSDTMMKFGLIRNELQNIMGNQLKRAESEVAALNRRIQLLEEDLERSEERLATATAKLAEASQAADESERIRKALENRTNMEDDRVSLLEQQLAQAKLIAEEADKKYEEVARKLAMVEADLERAEERAEAGESKIVELEEELRVVGNNLKSLEVSEEKANQREEEYKNQIKTLTSRLKEAEARAEFAERSVQKLQKEVDRLEDELVHEKEKYKYICDDLDLTFTELIEKN
- the LOC100650354 gene encoding uncharacterized protein LOC100650354 isoform X11, translated to MEPPLTTTTRRRGHQHHPRYTTRRRIDVSSRGPAQCGPADIVKDTPIGNNETPTTTTSSRLDEKSTVIGTECSTAVTVPTIVGPRWFQDPTATTVSSKDVNKITNKLEDNDRENIQHRLAQCSLDVLNERHEQFVPDRNENKSCDSYETEQPSTDKLRLRPRGNEICKHESDNETRSKETSPEPEHAVARARGDGNSDDESTNVEEDPELAELAKLRCPSERTEVQAEREARRRKRCADYPGLAFGWSIFSSDTMMKFGLIRNELQNIMGNQLKRNLTMHDRPTKDTYYIGLLNGDNG